A region of Lycium barbarum isolate Lr01 chromosome 3, ASM1917538v2, whole genome shotgun sequence DNA encodes the following proteins:
- the LOC132633540 gene encoding uncharacterized protein LOC132633540 isoform X3 — MEIDNAEQEELEKVVSFTPITPGKCVPARTEFSNVLLASSSGEEVEMELGNAMQEKLQKTLSWAPITPDKCPARTEFNSIDAGLNKFLSISSSDNSQKKDEEVSALVGRKSEFLSRNLDGDSKSAWLAPSTPIKKGNPREKQSGSLDLNDRPHKKPRMRKHTPKIFDESKPKKTPKPKVKPSPPKPGNSKASARTKKKLEKACEKVSDDLSGHADMQAPNSKIPGTIPESLVLQVSTPQPETLEHAIPATSPPELEHDILTNLGHDLKSCRRVIDFNLENENDVISVGATEVIWDHVTHSYNKFLTNPLDGVNEQAVDTNISIGLEDNLEAESTFQPNQAENGASIYQDDQSACQHHFLKVYKRRNKTKTELMPLAGNEADIYPNDRETTGQTGCRDRFLKVYKRRTKGNIGVVSLAGNEADDCSRNNRNLKPEATIICKKRRTKRRKALVFLKFLNVDADKGWSTLKTHMNFKVTASANKMGRRRGAKRATEKRIKIGKRDNCFTISKRVTRRNFGIANDAKKTCFSTMNSGQKGKLKSLFVGEVLPNKNQITVAMANPEFFECVFSLSPIVKSRRKRSIRPKRTKSACREENTDLEPLSLALTLSPLVTSKIKRSKNSKRSTAILDSLCLKSEISPINEIESFLDKLACNEILECSQHEDMCSQTDKSAFNKIQECPQQQDPWPRTESSADLESLVASLIQRLENIRICDKKTYKRKAATSKKRTSKNVGRLVPWNPFGPINIYKGKDKPSTQKPPRVDLDMESLRVWKLLIENEGEIDEDLDKEKEIWWEEQREIFQGRAASFIARMRLVLGDRRFSEWKGSVVDSVVGVYLTQNVSDNLSSNAFMLLASAFPPQNKQEMTIPQGQALMITEGMPDSFEREVSADEKDPELAGFSCSQMSTCRSSIDELSSVNDRNTSECLPTSYTHLHHVGDCKNERLHETQVEENLSAESTCGSQATVTSCSSEVINSAKSDDLGNEAVNLPEKISREKDELPKKEIDWDELRKTYSTGRSSGLTERNRDSVDWEAIRHADVEKIVEPIKSRGQGNVLAAKIKNFLNRLVEDHGSIDLEWLRDVPTDKAKEYLLSIVGLGPKSVDCLRLLTLRHCAFPVDINVARVSVRLGWVPLQPLPDGILMHLLEKYPLESSIQKYLWPRLCNLDLLILYELHYHMITFGKVFCTKKNPNCNACPLRAECRHFASAFASARLRLPGPQQKGVVAVKQPVRVDEVPNMCVPSPNLSLSGESFLESRFQTQECEPIIEMPESPEHRPIESLERDIEDFPCGVEHEQEIPTIQLNTNDFRENILNLINKSNAKEFQENVLNFVNEISTLHRDEEVSKALVLLDPESASRHARKLKSESRTRTEHTVYELPDYHPLLSGFEKREPDDPCPYLLAICQTEEEIKNQKKFGRDSSSKELELYGAKICSGSTSYSQNDQIVYGTILIPCRTANRGSFPLNGTYFQVNEVFADHESSECPIRVPRVSIWHLRRKTLYCGTTVHAIAKGMSTEDIQYCFWRGYTCVRGYDRKQRAPRPLPRLFHSGYKSKIGNSDDQHLEDYD; from the exons ATGGAAATTGACAATGCAGAGCAGGAGGAGTTGGAGAAAGTAGTTTCTTTTACACCAATAACACCTGGCAAGTGCGTGCCAGCAAGGACAGAATTTAGCAATGTTTTGTTGGCAAGTAGTTCAG GAGAAGAAGTAGAGATGGAACTAGGCAATGCCATGCAGGAAAAGTTGCAGAAAACACTTTCTTGGGCGCCAATAACACCCGACAAGTGCCCAGCAAGAACAGAATTTAACTCTATTGATGCTGGCTTGAACAAATTTCTGTCCATAAGTAGTTCAG ATAACAGCCAAAAAAAGGATGAGGAGGTTTCTGCTTTGGTCGGAAGGAAGAGTGAATTTCTAAGTCGAAATTTAGATGGTGATTCTAAATCTGCGTGGCTGGCTCCTTCAACTCCTATCAAGAAGGGTAACCCCAGGGAGAAACAAAGTGGTAGCTTAGACTTGAATGACAGACCACATAAGAAACCAAGAATGAGAAAACACACACCAAAAATCTTTGATGAAAGTAAGCCCAAAAAGACTCCAAAGCCTAAGGTAAAGCCTTCGCCTCCAAAACCAGGTAACTCCAAGGCAAGTGCCAGGACAAAGAAGAAACTAGAAAAGGCCTGCGAGAAAGTTTCAGATGATTTATCCGGACATGCTGATATGCAAGCACCTAATAGTAAGATTCCAGGAACTATTCCCGAATCTCTAGTCCTACAGGTTTCAACACCTCAACCAGAAACTCTGGAGCATGCTATCCCCGCAACAAGTCCACCGGAGCTTGAGCATGATATTCTTACAAATCTTGGACATGATTTGAAGTCATGTAGACGAGTTATAGATTTCAACTTGGAAAATGAGAATGATGTCATTTCCGTGGGAGCTACAGAAGTGATCTGGGATCATGTAACACATAGTTACAACAAATTCTTGACAAATCCATTGGATGGTGTTAATGAGCAGGCAGTTGATACAAATATATCCATTGGCTTAGAAGATAATTTAGAGGCAGAATCAACTTTCCAGCCCAACCAAG CAGAAAATGGAGCTAGTATCTACCAGGATGACCAGAGTGCCTGTCAGCATCATTTTCTGAAAGTTTATAAAAGGAGGAACAAAACTAAAACAGAGTTGATGCCTTTGGCAGGAAATGAAGCTGATATCTACCCAAACGATCGTGAAACAACCGGCCAAACTGGTTGTCGGGATCGTTTTTTGAAAGTTTATAAAAGGAGGACAAAAGGAAACATTGGTGTCGTGTCTTTGGCAG GAAATGAAGCTGATGATTGTTCGAGGAATAATAGAAATCTTAAACCGGAAGCTACAATAATATGCAAGAAAAGGAGGACAAAAAGAAGAAAAGCACTTGTGTTTTTAAAGTTTTTGAATGTTGATGCAGATAAAGGCTGGAGTACATTGAAAACTCATATGAATTTCAAAGTGACTGCCAGTGCAAATAAGATGGGCAGAAGAAGAGGTGCAAAGAGAGCTACAGAGAAACGTATTAAAATTGGCAAGAGAGATAATTGTTTTACAATTTCCAAGAGAGTTACAAGGAGAAATTTTGGAATTGCCAATGATGCTAAAAAGACATGTTTTTCAACTATGAATTCGGGGCAGAAAGGAAAATTAAAATCACTCTTTGTTGGAGAAGTTCTACCTAATAAAAATCAAATTACAGTTGCAATGGCTAATCCAGAATTTTTTGAATGTGTGTTTAGTTTGTCCCCTATAGTGAAGTCTCGGAGGAAGAGATCTATCCGTCCTAAGAGGACCAAGTCTGCTTGCAGGGAAGAAAACACAGATCTAGAACCTTTAAGTCTTGCCTTGACTTTGTCTCCACTAGTCACGTCCAAAATAAAAAGATCCAAGAATAGCAAAAGATCAACGGCTATTCTAGATTCCCTCTGCCTTAAGTCAGAAATAAGTCCAATCAATGAGATTGAATCTTTTTTAGATAAGTTAGCTTGCAATGAAATTCTGGAGTGCTCGCAACATGAAGATATGTGTTCTCAAACGGATAAATCAGCTTTCAATAAAATTCAAGAATGCCCACAACAACAAGATCCATGGCCTAGAACAGAGA GTTCAGCAGACTTGGAATCCTTGGTTGCATCACTTATTCAGAGGTTAGAAAATATAAGAATTTGTGATAAGAAAACCTATAAGAGGAAAGCAGCAACCAGTAAGAAAAGAACCAGTAAAAATGTTGGCCGGCTTGTCCCATGGAATCCTTTTGGTCCAATAAATATTTACAAGGGAAAGGACAAACCTTCGACACAAAAACCGCCCAGGGTTGATCTTGATATGGAGTCACTGCGAGTGTGGAAGCTACTCATAGAAAACGAAGGTGAAATTGATGAAGACCTGGATAAAGAGAAGGAAATATGGTGGGAGGAGCAAAGAGAAATATTTCAAGGAAGGGCTGCCTCATTCATTGCCCGCATGCGTCTTGTCTTAG GTGATAGGCGTTTTTCCGAATGGAAAGGGTCAGTGGTAGACTCTGTGGTTGGTGTTTACCTAACACAAAATGTATCAGATAATCTTTCAAG CAATGCCTTCATGCTTCTTGCTTCAGCATTCCCACCTCAAAATAAGCAAGAAATGACTATTCCGCAAGGACAAGCTTTAATGATTACAGAGGGAATGCCAGATTCATTTGAAAGGGAAGTGTCTGCCGATGAGAAAGATCCTGAGTTGGCTGGTTTTTCTTGTAGTCAAATGTCCACATGTAGATCAAGCATAGATGAATTATCTTCCGTAAATGATAGAAACACGTCAGAATGTTTGCCTACATCTTATACCCACTTACATCACGTTGGGGACTGCAAAAATGAGAGATTGCATGAAACTCAAGTGGAAGAAAATCTTAGTGCTGAGAGTACTTGTGGAAGTCAGGCTACAGTCACTTCTTGTAGCTCAGAAGTGATAAACTCTGCTAAGAGTGACGATTTAGGAAATGAAGCAGTCAATTTGCCCGAGAAGATATCGAGAGAGAAAGATGAACTCCCAAAAAAAGAAATTGATTGGGACGAGCTGAGGAAAACCTATTCTACTGGTAGATCTAGTGGTCTTACCGAAAGAAATAGGGATTCTGTTGACTGGGAAGCCATTAGACATGCAGATGTTGAAAAGATTGTTGAGCCAATCAAATCTCGAGGACAGGGTAATGTTCTTGCTGCAAAAATTAAG AATTTTCTTAATCGATTGGTTGAAGATCATGGAAGCATTGACCTTGAGTGGTTAAGAGATGTCCCCACAGACAAAGCGAA AGAATACTTGTTGAGTATCGTTGGGCTTGGGCCGAAGAGCGTGGATTGCCTTCGACTTTTGACACTTCGGCATTGTGCCTTTCCT gtTGACATAAATGTTGCTCGGGTATCAGTACGTCTAGGATGGGTTCCTTTGCAACCATTACCTGATGGGATCCTGATGCATCTTCTGGAGAA GTACCCCCTAGAGAGTTCCATACAAAAGTACCTTTGGCCACGTCTATGCAACCTTGATCTGCTAATACT ATATGAATTGCATTATCACATGATCACATTTGGAAAG GTTTTCTGTACAAAGAAAAATCCAAATTGTAATGCGTGCCCACTGAGAGCCGAATGCAGGCACTTTGCTAGTGCATTTGCAAG TGCTAGGCTTCGCCTCCCAGGACCACAGCAGAAAGGAGTGGTCGCCGTTAAGCAGCCTGTTAGAGTTGATGAAGTCCCAAACATGTGTGTGCCGTCACCAAATTTGTCCCTTTCTGGTGAAAGCTTCTTGGAGTCCAGGTTCCAGACTCAAGAATGTGAGCCTATCATAGAAATGCCAGAATCTCCCGAGCACAGACCTATAGAATCACTGGAACGAGACATTGAAGACTTTCCTTGTGGGGTGGAGCATGAGCAGGAGATACCTACTATCCAACTTAACACTAACGATTTTCGAGAAAATATCTTGAACTTGATCAACAAGTCCAACGCTAAAGAGTTTCAAGAAAATGTGTTGAACTTTGTTAATGAGATCAGTACATTGCATAGAGATGAAGAAGTATCAAAAGCCTTGGTTCTTTTGGATCCAGAATCTGCTTCACGTCATGCTCGTAAACTGAAAAGTGAGAGTCGAACTAGGACTGAGCACACAGT GTATGAGCTTCCAGATTATCATCCTCTTTTGAGTGGG TTTGAGAAACGGGAGCCTGATGACCCCTGCCCTTACCTTCTTGCCATCTGCCAAACAG AGGAAGAaataaaaaatcagaaaaaatTTGGAAGAGATTCTAGCTCCAAGGAATTAGAACTTTATGGTGCAAAGATATGCTCGGGCAGTACAAGTTACTCCCAAAATGATCAGATAGTTTATGGAACTATTTTG ATACCATGTCGGACGGCAAACAGGGGAAGTTTTCCACTTAATGGGACATATTTTCAAGTTAACGAG GTTTTTGCTGATCATGAGTCGAGCGAATGCCCAATTCGTGTTCCGCGGGTGTCAATATGGCATTTGAGACGAAAGACTTTATATTGTGGAACCACAGTTCACGCCATTGCTAAAG GCATGTCAACGGAGGACATTCAGTATTGCTTTTGGAGAG GGTATACATGTGTGAGAGGATATGACAGAAAGCAGAGGGCACCCAGACCCCTCCCTCGTCTATTCCATTCAGGATATAAAAGTAAAATAGGGAATTCTGATGATCAGCATTTAGAGG ACTATGATTAA
- the LOC132633540 gene encoding uncharacterized protein LOC132633540 isoform X1: MEIDNAEQEELEKVVSFTPITPGKCVPARTEFSNVLLASSSGEEVEMELGNAMQEKLQKTLSWAPITPDKCPARTEFNSIDAGLNKFLSISSSDNSQKKDEEVSALVGRKSEFLSRNLDGDSKSAWLAPSTPIKKGNPREKQSGSLDLNDRPHKKPRMRKHTPKIFDESKPKKTPKPKVKPSPPKPGNSKASARTKKKLEKACEKVSDDLSGHADMQAPNSKIPGTIPESLVLQVSTPQPETLEHAIPATSPPELEHDILTNLGHDLKSCRRVIDFNLENENDVISVGATEVIWDHVTHSYNKFLTNPLDGVNEQAVDTNISIGLEDNLEAESTFQPNQENGASIYQDDQSACQHHFLKVYKRRNKTKTELMPLAGNEADIYPNDRETTGQTGCRDRFLKVYKRRTKGNIGVVSLAGNEADDCSRNNRNLKPEATIICKKRRTKRRKALVFLKFLNVDADKGWSTLKTHMNFKVTASANKMGRRRGAKRATEKRIKIGKRDNCFTISKRVTRRNFGIANDAKKTCFSTMNSGQKGKLKSLFVGEVLPNKNQITVAMANPEFFECVFSLSPIVKSRRKRSIRPKRTKSACREENTDLEPLSLALTLSPLVTSKIKRSKNSKRSTAILDSLCLKSEISPINEIESFLDKLACNEILECSQHEDMCSQTDKSAFNKIQECPQQQDPWPRTESSADLESLVASLIQRLENIRICDKKTYKRKAATSKKRTSKNVGRLVPWNPFGPINIYKGKDKPSTQKPPRVDLDMESLRVWKLLIENEGEIDEDLDKEKEIWWEEQREIFQGRAASFIARMRLVLGDRRFSEWKGSVVDSVVGVYLTQNVSDNLSSNAFMLLASAFPPQNKQEMTIPQGQALMITEGMPDSFEREVSADEKDPELAGFSCSQMSTCRSSIDELSSVNDRNTSECLPTSYTHLHHVGDCKNERLHETQVEENLSAESTCGSQATVTSCSSEVINSAKSDDLGNEAVNLPEKISREKDELPKKEIDWDELRKTYSTGRSSGLTERNRDSVDWEAIRHADVEKIVEPIKSRGQGNVLAAKIKNFLNRLVEDHGSIDLEWLRDVPTDKAKEYLLSIVGLGPKSVDCLRLLTLRHCAFPVDINVARVSVRLGWVPLQPLPDGILMHLLEKYPLESSIQKYLWPRLCNLDLLILYELHYHMITFGKVFCTKKNPNCNACPLRAECRHFASAFASARLRLPGPQQKGVVAVKQPVRVDEVPNMCVPSPNLSLSGESFLESRFQTQECEPIIEMPESPEHRPIESLERDIEDFPCGVEHEQEIPTIQLNTNDFRENILNLINKSNAKEFQENVLNFVNEISTLHRDEEVSKALVLLDPESASRHARKLKSESRTRTEHTVYELPDYHPLLSGFEKREPDDPCPYLLAICQTEEEIKNQKKFGRDSSSKELELYGAKICSGSTSYSQNDQIVYGTILIPCRTANRGSFPLNGTYFQVNEVFADHESSECPIRVPRVSIWHLRRKTLYCGTTVHAIAKGMSTEDIQYCFWRGYTCVRGYDRKQRAPRPLPRLFHSGYKSKIGNSDDQHLEVHERGLPCQVKWT, translated from the exons ATGGAAATTGACAATGCAGAGCAGGAGGAGTTGGAGAAAGTAGTTTCTTTTACACCAATAACACCTGGCAAGTGCGTGCCAGCAAGGACAGAATTTAGCAATGTTTTGTTGGCAAGTAGTTCAG GAGAAGAAGTAGAGATGGAACTAGGCAATGCCATGCAGGAAAAGTTGCAGAAAACACTTTCTTGGGCGCCAATAACACCCGACAAGTGCCCAGCAAGAACAGAATTTAACTCTATTGATGCTGGCTTGAACAAATTTCTGTCCATAAGTAGTTCAG ATAACAGCCAAAAAAAGGATGAGGAGGTTTCTGCTTTGGTCGGAAGGAAGAGTGAATTTCTAAGTCGAAATTTAGATGGTGATTCTAAATCTGCGTGGCTGGCTCCTTCAACTCCTATCAAGAAGGGTAACCCCAGGGAGAAACAAAGTGGTAGCTTAGACTTGAATGACAGACCACATAAGAAACCAAGAATGAGAAAACACACACCAAAAATCTTTGATGAAAGTAAGCCCAAAAAGACTCCAAAGCCTAAGGTAAAGCCTTCGCCTCCAAAACCAGGTAACTCCAAGGCAAGTGCCAGGACAAAGAAGAAACTAGAAAAGGCCTGCGAGAAAGTTTCAGATGATTTATCCGGACATGCTGATATGCAAGCACCTAATAGTAAGATTCCAGGAACTATTCCCGAATCTCTAGTCCTACAGGTTTCAACACCTCAACCAGAAACTCTGGAGCATGCTATCCCCGCAACAAGTCCACCGGAGCTTGAGCATGATATTCTTACAAATCTTGGACATGATTTGAAGTCATGTAGACGAGTTATAGATTTCAACTTGGAAAATGAGAATGATGTCATTTCCGTGGGAGCTACAGAAGTGATCTGGGATCATGTAACACATAGTTACAACAAATTCTTGACAAATCCATTGGATGGTGTTAATGAGCAGGCAGTTGATACAAATATATCCATTGGCTTAGAAGATAATTTAGAGGCAGAATCAACTTTCCAGCCCAACCAAG AAAATGGAGCTAGTATCTACCAGGATGACCAGAGTGCCTGTCAGCATCATTTTCTGAAAGTTTATAAAAGGAGGAACAAAACTAAAACAGAGTTGATGCCTTTGGCAGGAAATGAAGCTGATATCTACCCAAACGATCGTGAAACAACCGGCCAAACTGGTTGTCGGGATCGTTTTTTGAAAGTTTATAAAAGGAGGACAAAAGGAAACATTGGTGTCGTGTCTTTGGCAG GAAATGAAGCTGATGATTGTTCGAGGAATAATAGAAATCTTAAACCGGAAGCTACAATAATATGCAAGAAAAGGAGGACAAAAAGAAGAAAAGCACTTGTGTTTTTAAAGTTTTTGAATGTTGATGCAGATAAAGGCTGGAGTACATTGAAAACTCATATGAATTTCAAAGTGACTGCCAGTGCAAATAAGATGGGCAGAAGAAGAGGTGCAAAGAGAGCTACAGAGAAACGTATTAAAATTGGCAAGAGAGATAATTGTTTTACAATTTCCAAGAGAGTTACAAGGAGAAATTTTGGAATTGCCAATGATGCTAAAAAGACATGTTTTTCAACTATGAATTCGGGGCAGAAAGGAAAATTAAAATCACTCTTTGTTGGAGAAGTTCTACCTAATAAAAATCAAATTACAGTTGCAATGGCTAATCCAGAATTTTTTGAATGTGTGTTTAGTTTGTCCCCTATAGTGAAGTCTCGGAGGAAGAGATCTATCCGTCCTAAGAGGACCAAGTCTGCTTGCAGGGAAGAAAACACAGATCTAGAACCTTTAAGTCTTGCCTTGACTTTGTCTCCACTAGTCACGTCCAAAATAAAAAGATCCAAGAATAGCAAAAGATCAACGGCTATTCTAGATTCCCTCTGCCTTAAGTCAGAAATAAGTCCAATCAATGAGATTGAATCTTTTTTAGATAAGTTAGCTTGCAATGAAATTCTGGAGTGCTCGCAACATGAAGATATGTGTTCTCAAACGGATAAATCAGCTTTCAATAAAATTCAAGAATGCCCACAACAACAAGATCCATGGCCTAGAACAGAGA GTTCAGCAGACTTGGAATCCTTGGTTGCATCACTTATTCAGAGGTTAGAAAATATAAGAATTTGTGATAAGAAAACCTATAAGAGGAAAGCAGCAACCAGTAAGAAAAGAACCAGTAAAAATGTTGGCCGGCTTGTCCCATGGAATCCTTTTGGTCCAATAAATATTTACAAGGGAAAGGACAAACCTTCGACACAAAAACCGCCCAGGGTTGATCTTGATATGGAGTCACTGCGAGTGTGGAAGCTACTCATAGAAAACGAAGGTGAAATTGATGAAGACCTGGATAAAGAGAAGGAAATATGGTGGGAGGAGCAAAGAGAAATATTTCAAGGAAGGGCTGCCTCATTCATTGCCCGCATGCGTCTTGTCTTAG GTGATAGGCGTTTTTCCGAATGGAAAGGGTCAGTGGTAGACTCTGTGGTTGGTGTTTACCTAACACAAAATGTATCAGATAATCTTTCAAG CAATGCCTTCATGCTTCTTGCTTCAGCATTCCCACCTCAAAATAAGCAAGAAATGACTATTCCGCAAGGACAAGCTTTAATGATTACAGAGGGAATGCCAGATTCATTTGAAAGGGAAGTGTCTGCCGATGAGAAAGATCCTGAGTTGGCTGGTTTTTCTTGTAGTCAAATGTCCACATGTAGATCAAGCATAGATGAATTATCTTCCGTAAATGATAGAAACACGTCAGAATGTTTGCCTACATCTTATACCCACTTACATCACGTTGGGGACTGCAAAAATGAGAGATTGCATGAAACTCAAGTGGAAGAAAATCTTAGTGCTGAGAGTACTTGTGGAAGTCAGGCTACAGTCACTTCTTGTAGCTCAGAAGTGATAAACTCTGCTAAGAGTGACGATTTAGGAAATGAAGCAGTCAATTTGCCCGAGAAGATATCGAGAGAGAAAGATGAACTCCCAAAAAAAGAAATTGATTGGGACGAGCTGAGGAAAACCTATTCTACTGGTAGATCTAGTGGTCTTACCGAAAGAAATAGGGATTCTGTTGACTGGGAAGCCATTAGACATGCAGATGTTGAAAAGATTGTTGAGCCAATCAAATCTCGAGGACAGGGTAATGTTCTTGCTGCAAAAATTAAG AATTTTCTTAATCGATTGGTTGAAGATCATGGAAGCATTGACCTTGAGTGGTTAAGAGATGTCCCCACAGACAAAGCGAA AGAATACTTGTTGAGTATCGTTGGGCTTGGGCCGAAGAGCGTGGATTGCCTTCGACTTTTGACACTTCGGCATTGTGCCTTTCCT gtTGACATAAATGTTGCTCGGGTATCAGTACGTCTAGGATGGGTTCCTTTGCAACCATTACCTGATGGGATCCTGATGCATCTTCTGGAGAA GTACCCCCTAGAGAGTTCCATACAAAAGTACCTTTGGCCACGTCTATGCAACCTTGATCTGCTAATACT ATATGAATTGCATTATCACATGATCACATTTGGAAAG GTTTTCTGTACAAAGAAAAATCCAAATTGTAATGCGTGCCCACTGAGAGCCGAATGCAGGCACTTTGCTAGTGCATTTGCAAG TGCTAGGCTTCGCCTCCCAGGACCACAGCAGAAAGGAGTGGTCGCCGTTAAGCAGCCTGTTAGAGTTGATGAAGTCCCAAACATGTGTGTGCCGTCACCAAATTTGTCCCTTTCTGGTGAAAGCTTCTTGGAGTCCAGGTTCCAGACTCAAGAATGTGAGCCTATCATAGAAATGCCAGAATCTCCCGAGCACAGACCTATAGAATCACTGGAACGAGACATTGAAGACTTTCCTTGTGGGGTGGAGCATGAGCAGGAGATACCTACTATCCAACTTAACACTAACGATTTTCGAGAAAATATCTTGAACTTGATCAACAAGTCCAACGCTAAAGAGTTTCAAGAAAATGTGTTGAACTTTGTTAATGAGATCAGTACATTGCATAGAGATGAAGAAGTATCAAAAGCCTTGGTTCTTTTGGATCCAGAATCTGCTTCACGTCATGCTCGTAAACTGAAAAGTGAGAGTCGAACTAGGACTGAGCACACAGT GTATGAGCTTCCAGATTATCATCCTCTTTTGAGTGGG TTTGAGAAACGGGAGCCTGATGACCCCTGCCCTTACCTTCTTGCCATCTGCCAAACAG AGGAAGAaataaaaaatcagaaaaaatTTGGAAGAGATTCTAGCTCCAAGGAATTAGAACTTTATGGTGCAAAGATATGCTCGGGCAGTACAAGTTACTCCCAAAATGATCAGATAGTTTATGGAACTATTTTG ATACCATGTCGGACGGCAAACAGGGGAAGTTTTCCACTTAATGGGACATATTTTCAAGTTAACGAG GTTTTTGCTGATCATGAGTCGAGCGAATGCCCAATTCGTGTTCCGCGGGTGTCAATATGGCATTTGAGACGAAAGACTTTATATTGTGGAACCACAGTTCACGCCATTGCTAAAG GCATGTCAACGGAGGACATTCAGTATTGCTTTTGGAGAG GGTATACATGTGTGAGAGGATATGACAGAAAGCAGAGGGCACCCAGACCCCTCCCTCGTCTATTCCATTCAGGATATAAAAGTAAAATAGGGAATTCTGATGATCAGCATTTAGAGG TTCATGAACGAGGGCTACCGTGTCAAGTTAAATGGACATAA